The Anolis carolinensis isolate JA03-04 chromosome 1, rAnoCar3.1.pri, whole genome shotgun sequence genome window below encodes:
- the LOC103282120 gene encoding uncharacterized protein LOC103282120, whose protein sequence is MSRFPDPAVAQELLKATAGLAEAFANLLQEKEQLQASLETLVTQLRAVNQRLQKEIQAPQEVARLRAENQQLQQELQEARRRQRTGNLMFMFPWSKRVFPIQVLVTGKTGGCENQFLKKVSDHLSDHFMYLKLEMYQEGSSHFLVVFCPVATSVGSDMANALEGLGGEPKAVLLMLHHKLKESTSPVDTRKQAHHPAVVRTLHARYTLQEGFYACPMNEEAVAIVAEVLQDRCKGGEGDPAIPGAPSKSQNLF, encoded by the exons ATGAGCCGGTTCCCAGACCCTGCTGTGGCCCAGGAACTTCTCAAAGCCACGGCGGGGCTAGCCGAAGCTTTCGCCAACCTGTTGCAAGAAAAGGAGCAACTGCAAGCATCCCTTGAGACATTAGTGACCCAGCTCAGGGCTGTGAATCAGCGGCTGCAGAAGGAGATCCAAGCGCCCCAGGAGGTGGCCCGGCTCAGGGCTGAGAACCAGCAGCTTCAGCAAGAGCTCCAGGAGGCCAGGAGAAGACAGAGGACGGGAAACCTAATGTTTATGTTTCCGTGGTCTAAAAGAG TTTTCCCTATCCAGGTCCTTGTCACTGGGAAGACCGGAGGTTGTGAAAACCAGTTCTTAAAGAAGGTCTCTGACCACCTTTCCGATCATTTTATGTACCTCAAGCTGGAAATGTACCAAGAGGGCTCCAGCCACTTCTTGGTGGTCTTCTGCCCGGTGGCAACCTCAGTGGGCAGCGACATGGCCAACGCTCTCGAGGGTCTTGGCG GTGAGCCCAAGGCGGTCTTGCTGATGCTGCACCACAAACTGAAGGAGAGCACCTCCCCCGTGGACACCAGGAAGCAGGCGCATCACCCGGCCGTGGTGCGCACCCTCCACGCTCGCTACACCCTCCAAGAAGGCTTCTACGCCTGCCCGATGAATGAGGAGGCCGTGGCCATTGTGGCCGAAGTCCTGCAAGACCGCTgcaaagggggggagggggacccCGCAATCCCTGGCGCTCCGTCCAAGTCTCAGAATCTGTTCTGA